One segment of candidate division WOR-3 bacterium DNA contains the following:
- the rplR gene encoding 50S ribosomal protein L18, protein MIKDKLLRRHLRIRKKVKGTALRPRLLVKRSNKHIYAILIDDENRKVISAVSSLAKEIREMSGNLKGKVAIAKEVGKLLAAKAKNLNIQAVVFDRGGYKYHGRVKALAEGAREGGLKF, encoded by the coding sequence ATGATTAAAGATAAATTATTGCGCCGACACCTTCGGATTAGGAAGAAGGTGAAAGGAACAGCGCTACGCCCGCGCCTCTTAGTGAAAAGAAGTAATAAGCACATCTATGCGATTTTGATTGATGATGAAAATCGAAAGGTGATCTCCGCGGTCTCTTCCTTAGCCAAAGAGATTAGGGAAATGAGTGGAAATCTCAAAGGGAAGGTGGCGATTGCCAAAGAGGTGGGTAAACTTTTGGCTGCAAAGGCAAAAAATTTAAATATCCAAGCGGTGGTCTTTGACCGGGGTGGTTATAAATACCACGGTCGGGTAAAAGCATTAGCCGAAGGTGCTCGGGAAGGAGGGTTAAAATTTTAG
- the rpsE gene encoding 30S ribosomal protein S5, with amino-acid sequence MERVIEIKRVSKTVKGGKRFNISASVVVGDGKSMVGIGHAKAAEVVQAVKKATEKAKKNMVKISIKGRTIPHPVQAKFGASKVILKPASPGTGIIACQQVRAPVEALGIQDILTKSFGSRNPYNLATATIKALMKLKTLEEIARMRNKPIAEIIGKEKDYEETEDNP; translated from the coding sequence ATCGAAAGGGTAATTGAGATAAAAAGGGTCTCTAAGACGGTAAAGGGAGGGAAACGTTTCAATATCTCGGCATCGGTTGTGGTGGGTGATGGTAAATCAATGGTCGGAATTGGTCATGCTAAGGCGGCGGAAGTGGTCCAGGCGGTAAAGAAGGCAACCGAGAAGGCAAAGAAAAATATGGTGAAAATCTCCATAAAAGGGAGAACTATCCCTCATCCGGTGCAAGCCAAATTTGGGGCTTCCAAAGTCATCCTTAAACCGGCTTCTCCGGGAACCGGCATTATCGCTTGCCAGCAGGTGCGCGCTCCGGTGGAGGCGCTCGGCATCCAGGATATTCTAACCAAGTCCTTCGGATCTCGTAACCCCTACAACTTAGCTACCGCCACCATCAAAGCCTTAATGAAACTCAAAACCTTAGAAGAGATCGCCCGGATGCGAAATAAACCAATCGCGGAAATTATTGGAAAAGAGAAAGATTATGAAGAAACTGAAGATAACCCTTAA
- the rpmD gene encoding 50S ribosomal protein L30, with product MKKLKITLKKSLIDEWEKHKRTIRALGLKKVRQTKIHNDTPAIRGMIEKVKHLVIVEEIDA from the coding sequence ATGAAGAAACTGAAGATAACCCTTAAAAAGAGCCTAATTGACGAGTGGGAAAAACATAAAAGGACGATTCGGGCTTTGGGTCTGAAAAAAGTTCGCCAAACTAAGATCCATAATGATACCCCAGCCATCAGGGGGATGATTGAAAAGGTTAAACACCTTGTGATTGTGGAGGAGATCGATGCTTAA
- the rplO gene encoding 50S ribosomal protein L15, with amino-acid sequence MLKLSSLKPPKGATKKRKRVGCGPGSGHGKTSGRGHKGAKARSGKEFDSRFEGGQTPFYRRIPKRGFKNPFRKEYEIVNLSALKKLGEKEITPQLLKARNLVKEGKLVKILGEGEIDFPLIVSAHAFSQSAKEKIEKAGGKVIIIK; translated from the coding sequence ATGCTTAAATTATCTTCCTTAAAACCACCAAAAGGAGCAACGAAAAAGAGGAAAAGGGTCGGTTGCGGACCGGGCTCCGGCCACGGAAAAACCTCCGGGCGGGGGCATAAAGGGGCAAAAGCCCGCTCGGGGAAAGAATTTGACTCCCGTTTTGAAGGGGGACAGACACCTTTCTACCGACGTATCCCAAAGAGGGGATTTAAAAATCCCTTCCGAAAAGAATATGAAATTGTCAACCTCTCCGCCCTAAAAAAACTTGGAGAGAAAGAGATAACCCCCCAGTTATTAAAAGCACGAAATCTGGTAAAGGAAGGAAAATTGGTGAAGATTCTGGGGGAGGGGGAAATTGATTTTCCTCTAATTGTTTCCGCCCACGCCTTTTCTCAATCGGCAAAGGAAAAGATTGAAAAGGCGGGTGGGAAGGTGATCATTATAAAATGA
- the secY gene encoding preprotein translocase subunit SecY: protein MIQNIPNIFKIPDLRKRILITLALVIVYRLGAHIPTPGINAAALGLLLAQLRGTVFGLYDIFVGGALSRASVFALGIMPYISASIMFQLLGSVFPTLEKLQKDEEGRKKINQYTRYATVLLAMIQSFGIATYLEAQPPTAAGPIVLFPGFFFRILTVFTLTAGTIFVMWLGEQITEKGIGNGISFIIFIGCIDSTPQDLARTWGMVQAGELSWFSLLIIGAIIFGIYAGVVLMTQAMRKIPVQYPKRIIGRRIYGGQTTYIPLRINTAGVIPIIFAQSLIVFPSTFAAFFKAPFLTQIQQILSPGGWLYNLIFFGLIIFFTYFYTSIVFNPRDLAENMQKFGGFIPGIRPGEKTAEYIDRSLSLITLPGSIFLGLMALIPWFLMSTFRIPFYFGGTTLLIIVGVALDTIQQIESHLLMRQYEGLMKGVKIKGRRF, encoded by the coding sequence ATGATTCAGAATATCCCGAATATCTTCAAGATTCCTGATTTGAGAAAAAGAATTCTTATTACCCTCGCCTTGGTAATCGTCTACCGCCTCGGGGCTCACATCCCAACCCCCGGGATTAATGCCGCCGCTTTAGGTCTCCTCTTAGCCCAACTCCGAGGAACTGTCTTTGGCCTTTACGATATCTTTGTGGGAGGTGCCTTATCCCGAGCTTCGGTCTTCGCCTTGGGTATTATGCCTTACATTTCTGCCTCAATTATGTTCCAACTTTTAGGATCTGTCTTTCCCACTTTGGAGAAACTTCAAAAGGATGAAGAGGGACGGAAGAAGATAAATCAATATACCCGATACGCCACGGTATTATTAGCAATGATCCAGTCCTTCGGGATCGCCACCTATTTGGAAGCCCAACCCCCGACCGCTGCGGGACCGATTGTCCTCTTCCCGGGCTTTTTCTTTCGCATCCTCACCGTTTTCACCCTCACCGCCGGAACGATTTTTGTGATGTGGCTGGGGGAACAGATCACCGAAAAAGGGATTGGTAATGGCATCTCTTTTATCATCTTCATCGGGTGTATTGATTCCACACCGCAAGACCTTGCCCGTACCTGGGGTATGGTGCAGGCGGGAGAGTTATCCTGGTTTTCCCTTTTAATTATTGGAGCAATTATCTTCGGCATCTACGCTGGTGTTGTGCTGATGACCCAGGCGATGCGCAAAATTCCGGTTCAATATCCCAAAAGGATTATCGGAAGGAGAATTTATGGTGGTCAAACGACCTACATCCCTTTACGAATCAATACTGCGGGTGTCATCCCCATAATCTTTGCCCAGAGTCTCATCGTCTTTCCCTCAACCTTTGCCGCTTTCTTCAAAGCTCCCTTCCTTACCCAAATCCAACAAATCCTCTCCCCCGGTGGTTGGCTCTATAACCTTATCTTTTTCGGACTGATCATCTTCTTTACTTATTTTTATACCTCAATTGTCTTTAACCCAAGGGATTTGGCAGAAAATATGCAGAAGTTTGGTGGTTTCATCCCGGGAATCCGCCCCGGGGAGAAGACTGCCGAATATATTGACCGGAGCCTTTCTCTAATTACCTTGCCCGGATCAATCTTTTTAGGTCTAATGGCTTTAATCCCTTGGTTTCTAATGTCTACCTTCCGGATCCCCTTCTATTTTGGTGGTACAACCCTTTTAATCATTGTCGGTGTTGCCTTGGATACTATTCAGCAGATTGAATCACACCTCTTGATGCGCCAGTACGAAGGTCTGATGAAAGGGGTGAAGATAAAAGGCCGCCGATTTTAG
- a CDS encoding thymidine phosphorylase yields MNPKEIIRKKREGENLSSEEINYFVFNYTKGIIPDYQAAAFLMAIFLNGLSFMETKALTKAMIDSGERLDLSLIESPKIDKHSTGGVGDKISLILLPLVAACGLSVPSFAGRGLGHTGGTIDKLEAIPGFRSDLSKREILDQLKRVHLVITSPTAEICPADKKFYALRDATETVESLPLIAASIMSKKIAEGIDGLVLDIKLGKGAFLKEIKTARRLAKLMLQLGREFRLRTTALLTNMDEPLGWYVGNSLEIKEAIEALKGNTAPDIEELIFALGEEMLILGKIVKKREAARELLGRKWKSGAGLKKFKELIEAQGGEVTVIDDYKKLPQAKYQIAVPSPKDGYIKSIPAGMIGELFVALGGGRKKKEDPIDYSVGFHFLKKRGECIKKGEIWAEIYCPDKVKGEWVKEKLEEIIEITPQPPKKLKLILQKISL; encoded by the coding sequence TTGAACCCCAAAGAAATCATTCGGAAGAAGAGAGAGGGAGAAAACCTCTCTTCAGAAGAGATAAACTATTTCGTCTTTAATTATACAAAAGGAATTATCCCCGATTATCAAGCCGCCGCCTTTCTGATGGCGATTTTTCTCAACGGCTTATCCTTTATGGAAACAAAGGCTTTAACCAAAGCGATGATTGACTCGGGTGAGAGATTGGACCTCTCTCTGATTGAGTCCCCCAAAATTGATAAGCATTCCACCGGGGGAGTAGGCGATAAAATTTCTTTAATTTTACTACCATTGGTTGCGGCCTGTGGTTTATCCGTCCCCAGTTTCGCCGGAAGAGGTTTAGGCCATACGGGTGGAACAATTGATAAGTTAGAAGCAATCCCGGGCTTCCGAAGTGATTTATCCAAAAGGGAGATATTAGACCAATTAAAGAGAGTTCACCTTGTAATCACTTCACCCACGGCGGAGATCTGCCCCGCAGATAAAAAGTTCTATGCCCTGCGCGATGCCACCGAAACGGTAGAATCTTTACCCCTAATCGCCGCTAGTATTATGAGCAAAAAGATAGCCGAAGGGATTGACGGCTTAGTCTTAGATATCAAATTGGGGAAGGGGGCTTTCTTAAAAGAGATAAAGACCGCTCGGCGTTTAGCTAAACTCATGCTCCAATTGGGAAGAGAATTCCGCCTAAGAACTACCGCCTTATTAACAAATATGGACGAACCGCTTGGATGGTATGTGGGCAACTCCTTAGAGATTAAAGAAGCAATTGAAGCCTTAAAGGGAAATACGGCACCGGATATAGAAGAATTGATCTTCGCCCTCGGCGAAGAGATGTTAATTTTAGGAAAGATTGTCAAGAAGAGAGAAGCAGCGAGAGAACTTTTAGGGAGAAAATGGAAAAGCGGTGCGGGGTTAAAAAAATTTAAAGAACTGATTGAAGCCCAGGGTGGGGAAGTAACCGTAATTGATGATTATAAAAAACTACCCCAAGCAAAATACCAAATTGCGGTTCCCTCCCCGAAAGATGGTTACATAAAATCAATTCCCGCCGGGATGATTGGAGAACTTTTTGTCGCTTTAGGCGGTGGCCGGAAAAAGAAAGAAGACCCGATTGATTACAGTGTTGGTTTCCACTTCTTAAAAAAGAGAGGGGAGTGCATCAAAAAAGGGGAAATTTGGGCGGAAATCTATTGCCCCGATAAAGTAAAGGGGGAATGGGTAAAGGAAAAATTGGAAGAAATAATTGAGATCACTCCCCAACCTCCTAAAAAGTTAAAACTTATCCTCCAGAAAATATCACTATAG
- a CDS encoding DUF296 domain-containing protein: protein MRAKRLRSFYLLRLVKGEEIITALKDFSKEKKIKGGMILGIGAGKEFTIGYYDLLRKHYLKRFVSEECEIVSLFGNIALLEGEVFIHCHVVLSLPNFSTVGGHLFSGTVTATAEIFILPSPMKILRQKSEEIGLNLLDL, encoded by the coding sequence ATGCGAGCTAAAAGGCTGAGGAGTTTTTATCTTTTAAGGTTAGTCAAAGGAGAGGAGATTATAACTGCCTTAAAGGATTTCTCAAAAGAAAAGAAGATAAAAGGAGGAATGATCTTGGGGATTGGCGCGGGTAAGGAATTTACAATTGGTTATTATGACCTTTTGCGGAAACATTACCTCAAGCGGTTCGTTTCTGAGGAATGCGAAATCGTTTCCCTTTTTGGGAATATCGCACTTCTGGAGGGTGAAGTTTTTATCCATTGTCATGTCGTCCTCTCTCTGCCCAATTTCTCAACGGTTGGGGGGCATCTCTTCTCCGGTACCGTCACCGCCACCGCGGAAATTTTTATCTTGCCCTCGCCGATGAAGATTTTACGTCAGAAATCCGAAGAGATTGGCCTAAACCTTTTGGATCTATAG
- a CDS encoding HU family DNA-binding protein: MTITRNDFVETVEKEIKDIYPHISRKEIERILEIFLEEFRKNLVRGHRIELRGFGVFSTKMRKSKVARNPKTNTEMRLPPRRVAVFKPSKVLKNLLSKGG; the protein is encoded by the coding sequence ATGACGATTACGAGAAATGATTTCGTTGAGACCGTAGAGAAGGAGATAAAGGATATTTATCCCCATATCTCGCGGAAAGAGATTGAGAGGATACTGGAAATTTTTCTTGAAGAATTTAGAAAAAATTTAGTGAGAGGCCATCGGATTGAGTTGCGGGGTTTCGGTGTCTTTTCCACGAAGATGCGGAAATCAAAAGTGGCGCGCAATCCAAAAACGAATACGGAGATGCGTTTACCCCCGCGCCGCGTAGCGGTCTTTAAGCCCTCAAAGGTGTTGAAGAATCTATTGAGTAAGGGAGGGTAG
- a CDS encoding FmdB family zinc ribbon protein, protein MPLRDFKCQKCGAIFEELCLRKGEKVKCPKCGGKKLEILFSPFAFSRGGSGVSSCSSCQTKKCSQCR, encoded by the coding sequence ATGCCGCTAAGAGATTTTAAATGTCAGAAGTGCGGAGCAATTTTTGAGGAACTCTGTTTGCGCAAAGGAGAGAAGGTGAAATGCCCCAAGTGCGGCGGGAAGAAATTGGAAATTCTTTTTTCCCCCTTTGCCTTTTCCCGGGGGGGAAGCGGTGTTTCTTCCTGTTCTTCTTGCCAGACGAAAAAATGTAGCCAGTGCCGATAG
- a CDS encoding anaerobic ribonucleoside-triphosphate reductase activating protein produces MEIYSFIPNSLSDWDGKVSGVIFVGGCNFLCPFCQNYPLAVKNPKRFNLEPLPYEEIEKTLQRNKRWLDGVVITGGEPLIHPEIFSLTQRIKRLGFPIKIDTNGSFPYVLMRLKKEGLIDYCALDIKTVLNPVKYQLATGRKVEIGLIERTIRFLLEGNLDYEFRTTLVRKFVGEEEIEEIGKKIAGGKRYYLQQYIPERARQKEFRRVLPYSREEAAALLRKAKRYVKEVKLRGF; encoded by the coding sequence ATGGAGATTTATTCCTTTATCCCCAATTCCCTTTCGGATTGGGACGGAAAGGTGAGCGGTGTAATCTTTGTGGGAGGATGTAATTTCCTCTGTCCTTTCTGCCAAAACTATCCCCTAGCGGTTAAGAATCCAAAAAGGTTTAATTTAGAACCCCTGCCTTACGAAGAGATTGAAAAGACCTTGCAGAGAAATAAGAGATGGCTTGACGGGGTGGTGATTACCGGAGGCGAACCTCTAATTCATCCGGAGATATTTTCTCTGACCCAAAGGATTAAGAGGCTCGGTTTTCCCATAAAGATTGATACCAACGGGAGTTTCCCTTATGTGTTGATGCGTTTAAAGAAGGAAGGGCTTATTGACTATTGCGCCTTGGACATCAAAACGGTCTTAAATCCTGTGAAATATCAATTAGCCACTGGCCGGAAAGTAGAAATCGGTTTGATTGAGAGGACAATTCGCTTTCTCTTAGAAGGCAATCTGGATTATGAATTTCGGACAACTCTCGTGAGAAAGTTTGTGGGGGAAGAAGAGATAGAGGAGATTGGGAAAAAGATTGCCGGGGGAAAGAGATATTATCTTCAACAATACATCCCGGAAAGAGCCCGGCAAAAGGAGTTCCGAAGGGTCTTACCTTACAGTAGGGAAGAAGCGGCAGCCCTTCTAAGAAAAGCGAAGAGATACGTTAAGGAGGTGAAACTGAGAGGTTTTTAA
- a CDS encoding thioredoxin family protein has translation MLSFLVFGKTGCPICKKVYQKIEYFKNKYLPEGKVIYYDLETVDGLAEGSYRDISEVPTVLLEKDGEEIGRWEKIPPTYKNLRELLNL, from the coding sequence ATGCTTTCTTTTTTGGTTTTTGGTAAAACAGGATGTCCCATCTGCAAAAAGGTCTATCAGAAGATAGAGTATTTTAAGAATAAATACCTTCCGGAAGGGAAGGTTATCTACTACGACTTGGAAACGGTGGATGGTCTGGCAGAAGGTTCTTATCGGGATATTTCGGAAGTACCAACTGTTCTTTTAGAAAAGGATGGAGAAGAGATTGGGCGGTGGGAGAAAATTCCTCCCACTTATAAAAATTTAAGAGAACTGCTTAACCTTTGA
- the dnaN gene encoding DNA polymerase III subunit beta, translating to MIFEVPREIFLEKLEIALPVIPTRSHFPVLQNIVLDVETDKITFFATDWDNSVQLELPFPEPKDISPTKLIVRARELAEILRGVTEPVVSFETEENVLKLKAGKGEYTFSLLDPKEFPETIPVPEERELEFSFSLLRELYTTTSFAVAKETAQQAISGLLWEIREKETRMVATDGRRLALMKKEGEFGKGRKLQAIIPPKPFEILQKMGIEKMKVAFNSGSVSFRGEDCHVISRLIEGPYPDYEKVLPAKYPYCLSCSRTELINALNRTLIFAPSLTRLVIFNLKKREVFLEASSEIGISKEEVKGEYKGEEMEVGVNGIFLTEILKHIKSEEVDLELASATQALVIRPKEETERKEKLFLLMPMRLE from the coding sequence ATGATTTTTGAGGTGCCGCGAGAAATTTTCTTAGAAAAATTAGAAATCGCCTTGCCAGTAATTCCCACCCGCTCCCATTTTCCCGTTCTCCAAAATATCGTCTTAGATGTTGAGACAGATAAGATTACCTTTTTTGCTACCGATTGGGACAATTCTGTCCAATTAGAACTTCCCTTCCCTGAGCCGAAAGATATCTCACCAACTAAGTTAATTGTTCGGGCGCGAGAACTGGCTGAAATTTTAAGAGGAGTAACCGAACCGGTCGTATCTTTTGAGACCGAAGAGAATGTCCTAAAATTAAAAGCGGGAAAGGGGGAATATACCTTCTCCCTCTTAGACCCCAAGGAATTTCCGGAAACCATCCCCGTGCCGGAGGAGAGAGAATTGGAATTTTCCTTTTCCCTCCTCCGGGAACTATACACCACTACCTCCTTCGCCGTCGCCAAAGAAACTGCCCAACAGGCAATCTCCGGTCTCCTCTGGGAAATTCGGGAGAAGGAGACGAGGATGGTAGCTACTGATGGGCGCCGTTTGGCGTTGATGAAAAAAGAGGGGGAATTTGGTAAAGGGAGGAAACTCCAAGCCATCATTCCGCCCAAACCCTTTGAAATCCTCCAAAAGATGGGCATTGAGAAGATGAAGGTCGCCTTCAATTCAGGGAGCGTCAGTTTTCGGGGGGAAGATTGCCACGTAATATCCCGCCTCATTGAGGGACCTTATCCCGACTACGAAAAGGTCTTACCGGCGAAGTATCCCTATTGTCTCTCCTGTTCGCGGACCGAACTCATTAACGCCTTAAATCGCACTTTAATCTTCGCCCCCTCTTTGACAAGACTTGTCATTTTTAATCTCAAAAAGAGAGAAGTCTTTTTAGAAGCCTCCTCCGAGATTGGTATCAGTAAAGAAGAAGTGAAAGGAGAATATAAAGGGGAGGAGATGGAAGTGGGGGTCAATGGTATCTTCCTCACCGAAATCCTTAAACATATTAAAAGTGAAGAGGTGGATTTAGAACTCGCCTCCGCCACTCAAGCCTTAGTGATAAGACCCAAAGAAGAGACGGAAAGGAAGGAAAAATTATTCCTCTTAATGCCGATGCGCCTGGAATAA
- a CDS encoding endonuclease Q family protein has product MALPQKRGESNQREKRNWNVFTDSKEMEFIADFHIHSPYSRAVSKEMTIKKIAQYARYKGIKLVGTSDFTHPEWLARLKEELKETGRGVLKLEGEDVHFILTTEVNNLAVKDGKLRRIHNIIFTPSFGDAERINQFLSKYGNLSSDGRPTLSLSSRDMLEGILNISPDSFIVPSHIWTPWFSLFGSVSGYDAIEECFEDLTDEVFALETGLSSDPKMNWRLSSLDRFSLISCSDAHSPQKLGREANVFFGEISFSEIKEILKKKDKSRFLYTIEFFPEEGKYHYDGHRNCGVNLSPKEAILNNDLCPVCGKRLTIGVLHRVELLADREEGFIPENAIPYKNLIPLDEIIADALKLAKDSLAVKNKYLEMVKTFGPEFDILLKVPTEDLKKRPGFEKIGEGIEKMRKGEVKLIPGYDGVFGKISLFSEETPQGESQMSLF; this is encoded by the coding sequence TTGGCACTACCCCAAAAGAGAGGAGAATCAAATCAAAGGGAAAAGAGAAACTGGAACGTCTTTACCGATTCCAAAGAGATGGAATTTATCGCTGACTTTCACATCCATTCCCCTTATTCCCGAGCGGTGAGTAAGGAAATGACGATAAAAAAGATTGCGCAATACGCAAGGTATAAAGGGATAAAGTTGGTAGGAACTTCTGACTTCACCCATCCCGAATGGCTCGCCCGTCTCAAGGAAGAACTGAAAGAGACCGGAAGGGGGGTTCTAAAATTGGAAGGAGAGGATGTCCACTTCATCCTCACAACCGAAGTGAATAACCTGGCGGTGAAAGATGGCAAGTTGCGAAGAATTCATAACATCATCTTCACCCCGTCCTTTGGTGATGCGGAGCGGATTAATCAATTTCTTTCTAAGTACGGGAATCTATCTTCCGATGGTCGGCCAACCCTTTCTCTATCCAGCCGGGACATGTTAGAAGGAATCTTAAACATCTCGCCCGATTCCTTTATTGTCCCTTCTCACATCTGGACCCCTTGGTTCTCCCTTTTCGGTTCGGTCTCAGGATATGACGCGATTGAGGAGTGTTTTGAGGATTTAACCGATGAGGTTTTTGCCTTAGAGACCGGCCTCTCCTCAGATCCCAAAATGAATTGGCGGCTCTCTTCTCTGGATCGGTTTTCCCTCATCTCCTGCTCGGATGCCCACTCCCCTCAAAAATTAGGAAGGGAGGCGAATGTCTTTTTTGGTGAAATTTCATTTTCGGAGATAAAAGAGATCTTAAAGAAAAAGGATAAAAGTCGTTTCTTATACACCATAGAGTTCTTCCCCGAGGAAGGGAAGTATCATTACGATGGCCATCGGAACTGTGGTGTGAACCTCTCGCCGAAGGAAGCAATCTTAAATAATGACCTCTGTCCCGTCTGCGGCAAGAGATTGACCATTGGTGTTCTCCACCGGGTGGAACTCCTGGCGGATCGGGAAGAGGGATTCATCCCGGAGAATGCCATCCCTTATAAAAATCTCATCCCCTTAGACGAAATCATCGCTGATGCCTTAAAATTGGCCAAGGATAGCCTGGCGGTGAAAAATAAATATCTGGAGATGGTTAAGACCTTCGGTCCGGAATTTGACATCTTGCTCAAAGTGCCGACCGAAGACCTTAAAAAGAGACCGGGCTTTGAAAAGATTGGAGAAGGAATTGAAAAGATGCGGAAGGGAGAGGTAAAACTCATCCCCGGTTATGACGGCGTCTTTGGTAAAATTAGCCTCTTTTCCGAGGAGACGCCCCAAGGGGAATCCCAAATGAGCCTATTCTAA
- a CDS encoding HIT domain-containing protein, producing the protein MERIWTPWRKEYIQSKAKGCFLCRALKEKRDRENFILFRGEKSFLILNRFPYNNGHLLVAPNAHKKMEKITSQEGKEILELTLLSVKVLKKVLKCQGLNIGANLGKVAGAGLIGHFHLHIVPRWLGDTNFLPILGETKTIAEYLEETYEKLLPFFENRK; encoded by the coding sequence ATGGAGAGAATCTGGACCCCCTGGCGGAAGGAATATATCCAATCAAAAGCGAAAGGTTGTTTTCTCTGTCGGGCGTTAAAAGAGAAGAGGGATAGAGAGAACTTTATCCTTTTCCGGGGGGAAAAATCTTTTCTCATCCTGAACCGTTTCCCCTACAATAATGGTCATTTGCTGGTTGCCCCCAATGCCCACAAGAAAATGGAAAAAATCACTTCCCAGGAGGGCAAGGAGATTTTAGAACTCACTCTCCTTTCCGTGAAGGTCTTAAAAAAGGTCTTAAAGTGCCAAGGACTAAATATCGGAGCAAATTTGGGTAAAGTGGCGGGGGCCGGTCTCATTGGCCACTTCCATCTCCACATCGTTCCCCGGTGGCTCGGTGACACCAATTTCCTTCCCATTCTGGGGGAAACCAAGACCATTGCCGAATACTTGGAAGAGACTTACGAGAAACTTTTACCATTTTTTGAAAATAGAAAATGA
- a CDS encoding HAD-IA family hydrolase: MIKAVVFDLDNTLVDFMRMKEMAIDAACDAMIDAGLKMDKKVLKEKIYKIYEEKGIEFQEVFNLLLERELGEIDYKILCSGIVGYRRAREFTLVPYPHTEVTLLELLKRGLKLAVISDAPKIQVWLRLCYLGFQNYFAAVVGFDDTGKRKPDPEPFLLLLKKLGVKAEETLMVGDWEERDIVGAKLVGMKTAFARYGDAFGTKKTGADYELNDILELLKVIEELNR; encoded by the coding sequence ATGATTAAGGCGGTAGTCTTTGATTTGGATAATACCTTGGTTGATTTTATGCGGATGAAGGAGATGGCGATTGATGCCGCCTGCGATGCGATGATTGATGCCGGATTAAAAATGGATAAAAAAGTTCTAAAGGAGAAGATTTATAAAATCTATGAAGAAAAAGGGATAGAATTCCAAGAGGTATTTAATTTATTATTAGAAAGGGAATTGGGTGAGATTGATTACAAAATCCTCTGCTCTGGGATTGTTGGTTACCGCCGTGCCCGAGAATTTACCCTTGTTCCCTATCCCCACACCGAGGTCACCCTCTTGGAGTTATTAAAGAGGGGACTAAAACTGGCGGTCATCTCCGATGCCCCAAAGATTCAGGTCTGGTTGCGGCTTTGCTATTTAGGCTTTCAAAACTACTTCGCGGCGGTGGTCGGCTTTGACGATACCGGTAAAAGAAAACCTGACCCTGAGCCTTTCCTTTTACTCCTAAAAAAATTGGGGGTGAAGGCGGAAGAGACGTTAATGGTTGGTGATTGGGAGGAAAGGGATATCGTAGGCGCAAAGTTGGTCGGGATGAAGACCGCCTTTGCCCGTTACGGTGACGCCTTCGGCACAAAAAAGACCGGAGCGGATTACGAACTGAATGATATCTTAGAACTACTCAAAGTGATTGAAGAATTGAATAGATGA
- the acpS gene encoding holo-ACP synthase: MRTIFGIGIDLIEVKRIERTFFRFGERFARRIFTESEIKFCEQKKDGKFQSYAARFAAKEAFAKALGTGLRGKISWREIEIIDDERHRPQMVAKGKAKEYLGERTVHLSISHIADYACAICLIEEKNSP; the protein is encoded by the coding sequence ATGAGGACAATTTTTGGGATTGGTATTGACCTCATTGAGGTAAAAAGAATTGAGAGGACATTCTTCCGCTTCGGGGAACGTTTTGCCCGACGTATCTTCACCGAAAGCGAAATAAAATTCTGCGAGCAGAAAAAGGACGGAAAGTTTCAATCCTACGCCGCGCGCTTTGCCGCTAAGGAGGCATTCGCTAAGGCACTCGGAACTGGCTTGCGCGGGAAAATCTCTTGGCGAGAGATTGAAATTATTGATGACGAAAGGCACCGCCCGCAGATGGTAGCTAAGGGAAAGGCAAAGGAATATCTGGGAGAGAGAACTGTTCATCTCTCAATCTCCCATATCGCCGATTACGCCTGCGCCATTTGCCTCATTGAAGAGAAAAATTCCCCTTGA